From Dietzia sp. ANT_WB102, a single genomic window includes:
- a CDS encoding magnesium transporter MgtE N-terminal domain-containing protein, producing the protein MTNLNKAFVARLAGLPVIGPDGDDIGRIRDVVVTMRSRHKPPRVIGLVVELPTRRRIFVPMLRVASIDPRSVSLVSGTINLHRFQSRPGENLVLGTLVESVIGIEKDQVGPDQSDHEKKDVRYQVVDVEIERQRSRDWLVSRLAVRARRGRTSLGRRGEVSIHPWSRVRGLDDDAIGTPEHSAASLVERYADLRPADVAHALRELPEVRRLEVARTLDDERLADILQELPHDEQTEIVTRLELERAADVLEAMDPDDVADLLGELPEKDAESFLERMNPEDSAPVRRLLSFDADTAGGLMTPEPIILPPQTTVAEALAHCRNPDLSPALASLVFVVRPPTATPTGKYLGCVHIQALLRELPSTMVAETVDTSLSTLRPTDSVDSVTRFFATYNLVCGPVVDDEGHLLGAVAVDDLLDHVLPEDWRDMDLHDDGETLR; encoded by the coding sequence ATGACGAACCTCAATAAGGCCTTCGTCGCTAGGCTAGCCGGACTGCCGGTGATCGGCCCTGACGGGGACGACATCGGGCGGATCCGGGATGTCGTGGTGACGATGCGATCCCGGCACAAGCCCCCCCGGGTCATCGGCCTTGTGGTCGAGCTGCCTACACGTCGACGAATCTTCGTGCCGATGCTCAGAGTCGCCTCGATAGATCCTCGTTCTGTCTCCCTGGTCTCAGGCACCATCAATCTGCACCGGTTCCAATCGCGACCCGGGGAGAACCTGGTACTCGGGACGCTGGTGGAATCCGTGATCGGGATCGAGAAGGATCAGGTCGGGCCCGATCAGTCGGACCACGAGAAGAAGGATGTCCGCTACCAGGTCGTGGACGTCGAGATCGAACGTCAACGCTCACGGGACTGGCTCGTGTCCCGGCTCGCGGTACGCGCGCGGCGCGGGCGCACCTCACTCGGCCGCCGCGGCGAGGTGTCGATCCACCCGTGGAGCCGGGTCCGAGGCCTCGACGACGACGCCATCGGCACCCCGGAGCACAGCGCAGCGAGCCTGGTCGAGCGGTACGCCGACCTCCGCCCGGCCGACGTGGCGCACGCGCTGCGCGAACTGCCGGAGGTTCGTCGGCTGGAGGTCGCCCGGACCCTGGACGACGAGCGACTGGCCGACATCCTTCAGGAGTTGCCCCACGACGAGCAGACCGAGATCGTCACCCGGCTGGAGCTGGAGCGTGCCGCTGATGTGCTCGAGGCGATGGATCCCGATGACGTGGCCGATCTGCTGGGTGAGCTGCCCGAGAAGGACGCCGAGTCGTTCCTGGAGCGGATGAACCCCGAAGATTCCGCTCCCGTCCGGCGTCTCCTCTCGTTCGACGCGGACACCGCTGGCGGGCTCATGACCCCCGAGCCGATCATCCTGCCGCCACAGACGACGGTCGCCGAGGCACTGGCCCACTGCCGAAACCCCGACCTCAGTCCCGCGCTCGCGAGCCTGGTCTTTGTCGTCCGGCCACCCACCGCAACACCGACAGGTAAGTATCTCGGGTGTGTTCACATCCAGGCACTACTGCGGGAGTTGCCGTCGACGATGGTGGCCGAGACCGTCGACACCAGCCTGTCCACCTTGCGTCCCACTGACTCGGTGGACTCCGTGACCAGATTCTTCGCCACCTACAACCTGGTGTGTGGACCGGTCGTCGACGACGAGGGGCACCTGCTCGGCGCCGTGGCGGTCGACGACCTCTTGGACCATGTCCTGCCGGAGGACTGGCGTGACATGGACCTGCACGACGACGGGGAGACGCTCAGATGA
- the sigE gene encoding RNA polymerase sigma factor SigE, protein MYSRTVYGTMIAPVATEEHLGTARFDATGDAADMPSWSQLVAQHGDRVYRLAYRLCGNAHDAEDITQEAFIRVFRSLDRYKPGTFEGWMHRIVTNLFLDSARRRGRIRFEALPDDAERVPGRERSPEQVLSEETFDPVLQTALANLSPEFRAAVVLSDIEDLSYEEVGRILGVKMGTVRSRIHRGRAALRAELEAAGVTSAHQRID, encoded by the coding sequence ATGTATTCAAGAACCGTGTACGGGACGATGATCGCTCCGGTCGCCACCGAGGAGCACCTCGGGACCGCACGCTTCGATGCCACCGGCGACGCCGCAGACATGCCGTCCTGGTCGCAACTCGTCGCGCAGCACGGCGACCGTGTGTACCGGCTGGCGTATCGACTATGCGGGAACGCCCACGACGCTGAGGACATCACGCAGGAGGCGTTCATCAGGGTGTTCCGCTCGTTGGACCGCTACAAGCCGGGAACCTTCGAGGGCTGGATGCACCGCATCGTCACGAACCTCTTCCTCGACTCCGCACGCCGTCGCGGCCGCATCCGCTTCGAGGCGCTGCCCGACGACGCCGAACGCGTGCCCGGTCGTGAACGAAGCCCCGAGCAGGTGTTGTCGGAGGAGACGTTCGACCCCGTCCTGCAGACCGCACTGGCCAACTTGTCGCCGGAGTTCCGCGCAGCCGTGGTTCTCAGCGACATCGAAGACCTCAGCTACGAGGAGGTCGGCCGGATCTTGGGCGTCAAGATGGGCACCGTCCGGAGCCGGATCCACCGAGGCCGCGCCGCGTTGCGGGCCGAACTCGAGGCCGCAGGGGTGACCAGCGCCCACCAGCGCATCGACTGA
- a CDS encoding Mrp/NBP35 family ATP-binding protein gives MSAPSEELIRAALAKVDDPEIRKPLTELGMVKGVEVDPATGRVDVGIYLTVATCPMRDTITDRVRSAVSDVPGVGEVKVELDVMSDEQRTELRKHLRGDAAEPVIPFAQPGNLTRVYAVASGKGGVGKSTATVNLATALASRGLSVGVLDADIYGHSIPRMLGTDARPTQVEQMILPPVAHEVKVISIAQFTKGNTPVVWRGPMLHRALQQFLADVYWGDLDVLLMDLPPGTGDVAISIAQLIPSAEILVVTTPQQAAAEVAERAGSIALQTRQRIAGVIENMSWLELPDGTRMDVFGTGGGAEVAANLSRSVGAPVSLLGQIPLEQAVREHGDEGTPIVLAEPDSPSGRAYREIADGLAVRPRGLAGMNLGIDTTRHL, from the coding sequence ATGAGTGCACCCAGCGAAGAACTGATCCGCGCCGCTCTGGCGAAGGTCGATGACCCGGAGATCCGCAAGCCGCTCACGGAACTCGGCATGGTCAAGGGCGTCGAGGTTGACCCCGCTACCGGCCGGGTCGACGTCGGCATCTACCTGACCGTCGCGACATGTCCGATGCGCGACACCATCACCGACCGCGTCCGCTCCGCGGTCTCCGATGTCCCGGGCGTAGGTGAGGTGAAAGTCGAACTCGACGTGATGAGCGACGAGCAGCGCACCGAACTGCGAAAGCATCTGCGGGGCGACGCCGCCGAGCCGGTCATCCCGTTCGCCCAACCCGGCAACCTGACCCGCGTCTACGCGGTCGCCTCCGGCAAGGGCGGGGTGGGCAAGTCCACCGCGACAGTCAACCTCGCGACGGCCCTCGCGTCACGCGGCCTGTCCGTGGGTGTACTTGACGCCGACATCTACGGTCACTCGATTCCGCGGATGCTGGGTACCGACGCTCGGCCGACCCAGGTGGAGCAGATGATCCTGCCGCCCGTCGCGCACGAGGTGAAGGTCATCTCGATCGCACAGTTCACCAAGGGCAACACGCCTGTGGTGTGGCGCGGGCCCATGCTGCACCGTGCACTCCAGCAGTTCCTCGCCGACGTGTACTGGGGGGACCTCGACGTCCTCCTTATGGACCTGCCCCCGGGTACCGGCGACGTGGCCATCTCGATCGCCCAACTCATCCCATCCGCAGAGATCCTTGTGGTCACCACGCCGCAACAGGCCGCCGCGGAAGTGGCCGAGCGAGCCGGCTCGATCGCACTCCAGACCCGCCAGCGCATCGCCGGTGTCATCGAGAACATGTCGTGGCTCGAACTGCCCGACGGAACGAGGATGGACGTCTTCGGCACGGGTGGCGGCGCCGAGGTGGCGGCCAACCTTTCCCGCTCGGTTGGTGCACCCGTCTCGTTGCTGGGCCAGATTCCATTGGAGCAGGCCGTGCGCGAGCACGGGGATGAGGGCACGCCGATCGTCCTCGCCGAGCCGGACTCTCCGTCCGGACGCGCATACCGCGAGATCGCTGACGGCTTGGCCGTGCGGCCGCGGGGCCTGGCCGGCATGAACCTCGGGATCGACACCACTCGACACCTCTGA
- a CDS encoding lytic transglycosylase domain-containing protein — MDTSRSAPPDIAPLAESSPSTPTVTESPLTAESTPEAEPAAPEDSGALHIEPATIPDGPLGIPGIALDAYHRATDRLNAANPACEMDWTLLAGIGQVESNQGRGQFDVHGNTIGRILGPRLDGSVPGTAVITDTDGGRFDGDPEFDRAVGPVQFIPSTWALLGRDGNDDGVADPNNIYDGALAAATLLCGQGGSMADPAARTRAVLAYNNSLAYVANVNAWAHGYAVNAFPLPSDLPEIHRPEPTIEPPKLPERCPDGWEGKPTAAPEPAAPGEPQLPVPGCSEVTPPAAPPAPSTSPTPTPTPGHEAPPAAAPAVPAPPGLPVFELPCIPPFCAPPPPA; from the coding sequence ATGGACACCAGCCGATCTGCGCCACCGGACATCGCGCCGCTGGCCGAATCCTCCCCCAGCACGCCGACGGTGACCGAGTCTCCACTCACTGCCGAATCGACCCCGGAAGCTGAGCCCGCCGCACCGGAGGATTCCGGTGCACTCCACATCGAGCCCGCGACCATCCCGGACGGGCCGTTGGGGATCCCGGGCATCGCACTCGACGCCTATCACCGGGCGACGGATCGTCTCAACGCCGCGAATCCCGCCTGTGAGATGGATTGGACACTCCTGGCCGGGATCGGCCAGGTCGAGTCCAACCAGGGTCGCGGCCAGTTCGACGTCCACGGCAACACCATCGGTCGCATCCTCGGCCCTCGCCTCGACGGGAGCGTTCCGGGCACAGCCGTCATCACTGACACCGACGGTGGTCGGTTCGACGGTGATCCGGAATTCGACCGCGCGGTCGGCCCCGTGCAGTTCATCCCCTCCACGTGGGCCCTGCTTGGTCGCGACGGAAATGATGACGGAGTGGCCGACCCGAACAACATCTACGACGGTGCACTGGCGGCAGCGACTCTGCTGTGTGGCCAGGGAGGGTCGATGGCGGATCCGGCGGCCCGCACCCGCGCGGTCCTGGCCTACAACAACTCCCTGGCCTATGTTGCCAACGTGAACGCCTGGGCCCACGGCTACGCGGTCAATGCGTTCCCGCTACCGTCTGATCTGCCGGAAATCCACCGGCCCGAACCCACCATCGAACCTCCGAAGCTGCCCGAGCGATGCCCGGACGGTTGGGAGGGCAAACCCACCGCCGCACCCGAGCCGGCCGCGCCGGGTGAGCCCCAACTCCCGGTGCCCGGTTGCTCGGAAGTCACTCCCCCGGCTGCGCCGCCGGCACCCAGCACCTCGCCTACGCCTACGCCTACGCCGGGACACGAGGCTCCTCCCGCGGCAGCGCCTGCGGTTCCTGCCCCGCCGGGTCTGCCCGTGTTCGAGTTGCCCTGTATCCCTCCCTTCTGTGCGCCACCGCCCCCCGCCTGA
- a CDS encoding S1C family serine protease → MEDDIGVPGHATRDGEPDRPLREPAPIHRPDIDEDVVARFSRPVGVTGGFDPSRESDVGDYRPSPLRDADPVLAQAFAPGPGTARGIERHPTWQDDSDTLPPPTPDPWRDPNAPVGYGVPAMPTTQEPGTVDLSGANEAPAPKLSLSEALYDRRLSRQSLAGAVAAVAVVALVGGAVGAIVADSARVLTTSTVRIADAPEKVLRPDNLVGEVAQRVQPAVVNIQVSTPSARGEGSGIVIDPQGYIVTNNHVVTMDGAADRADIDVIFPDGSRAPAEMVGRDPATDLAVLKVKDIQNLTVATLGDSDNVEVGEQVIAIGSPLGLARTVTEGIVSATQRPIALGESTSDEDVVIDAIQTDAAINPGNSGGPLIDGAGAVIGINTSIFTQSGGSIGLGFAIPVNDVRDIATSLMTEGTARHATIGVNARKADNGAVEGAEIVNVRDGSPAQESGLREGDVVTRVGERRVRSSDELVVAVRRAGADDDVPVEVIRGGTRVELTVHPTLG, encoded by the coding sequence GTGGAGGACGACATAGGCGTGCCCGGGCACGCGACGCGGGACGGGGAACCCGACCGCCCGCTTCGTGAACCCGCTCCGATCCATCGGCCTGACATAGATGAGGACGTCGTCGCTCGGTTCTCCCGGCCCGTCGGGGTCACGGGTGGATTTGATCCATCCCGAGAGAGCGACGTCGGCGACTACCGCCCCTCCCCCCTGCGGGACGCCGACCCGGTCTTGGCCCAGGCCTTCGCCCCCGGCCCGGGGACCGCCCGGGGTATCGAGCGCCATCCGACGTGGCAGGACGACTCCGACACCCTGCCCCCGCCCACACCAGACCCGTGGCGAGACCCGAACGCCCCGGTCGGTTACGGCGTCCCCGCGATGCCCACGACGCAGGAGCCCGGCACGGTCGATCTGTCCGGCGCGAACGAGGCCCCGGCTCCGAAGCTGTCGCTGTCCGAAGCACTGTACGACCGTCGACTGAGCCGGCAGTCCCTGGCTGGGGCAGTCGCCGCCGTCGCAGTCGTCGCACTGGTAGGCGGCGCCGTCGGCGCCATCGTCGCGGACTCCGCCCGCGTCCTGACAACCTCCACCGTCCGGATCGCCGACGCACCGGAGAAGGTCCTGCGTCCCGACAACCTGGTCGGTGAGGTTGCACAGCGGGTCCAACCGGCTGTGGTCAATATCCAGGTGTCGACCCCGTCCGCACGAGGCGAGGGATCGGGGATCGTTATCGACCCGCAGGGCTACATCGTCACGAACAACCACGTCGTCACCATGGATGGCGCCGCCGACCGCGCGGACATCGACGTCATCTTTCCCGACGGCTCCAGAGCCCCCGCCGAGATGGTCGGGCGTGACCCGGCCACGGACCTCGCGGTTCTCAAGGTTAAGGACATCCAGAACCTCACCGTCGCCACGCTGGGCGACTCGGACAACGTCGAGGTGGGGGAGCAGGTCATCGCCATCGGTTCGCCGCTCGGGCTCGCGCGGACGGTCACCGAGGGCATCGTCTCCGCGACGCAGCGGCCGATCGCCCTCGGGGAGTCCACCTCCGACGAGGACGTCGTGATCGACGCGATCCAGACCGACGCTGCGATCAACCCGGGAAACTCCGGAGGTCCGCTCATCGACGGTGCCGGTGCGGTCATCGGTATCAACACCTCCATCTTCACCCAGTCCGGAGGCTCCATCGGGCTCGGGTTCGCCATCCCGGTCAACGACGTGCGCGACATAGCGACGTCCCTGATGACCGAAGGCACCGCCCGCCACGCCACCATCGGCGTCAACGCTCGCAAGGCGGACAACGGGGCCGTCGAGGGCGCAGAGATCGTCAACGTCCGAGACGGGTCTCCCGCGCAGGAGAGTGGTCTGCGCGAAGGAGACGTGGTGACCCGGGTCGGCGAGCGGCGTGTGCGTTCTTCGGACGAACTGGTGGTTGCCGTCCGCCGTGCCGGAGCCGACGATGACGTCCCGGTCGAGGTCATCCGCGGCGGGACACGGGTCGAATTGACCGTGCATCCGACCCTGGGCTGA
- a CDS encoding CoA ester lyase, whose translation MTAAPHATPAPSEDAAAAISALRARPRRTVLAVPGSSTKMIDKARGLPVDEVFLDLEDAVAGPAKEDARQNVVAALNGGDFSAPTVVVRVNAWDTEYTVRDVTEVVGQAGARIDALLLPKARSAAEVVALDLVLTQVEKAAGLPVGHIGIEPQIEDALGLTNINQIATASPRVVTLVFGPADFMASIGMRTLTVGEQPEGYAPGDAYHHVLMAILVAARAHGLQAIDGPYLKVRDEEGFRRAAARTAALGFDGKWVLHPAQVDAGNEVFSPRQEEFDKAEAILAAYARSTSVEGGARGAVMFGDEMLDEASRKMALVVSARGRAAGMDISDQAGTETDSEGRRE comes from the coding sequence ATGACCGCAGCCCCCCACGCGACGCCCGCACCGTCGGAGGATGCCGCCGCGGCGATCTCCGCACTCCGCGCACGTCCACGACGAACGGTTCTCGCTGTACCTGGCAGCAGTACAAAGATGATCGATAAGGCCCGGGGCCTACCGGTGGACGAGGTCTTCCTTGACCTTGAGGACGCCGTGGCAGGCCCCGCCAAGGAAGACGCCCGTCAGAACGTGGTGGCAGCCCTGAACGGTGGCGACTTCTCTGCACCCACCGTGGTGGTACGCGTCAACGCGTGGGATACCGAGTACACCGTGCGAGACGTCACCGAGGTAGTTGGTCAGGCCGGCGCCCGGATCGACGCGCTGCTGCTGCCCAAGGCACGGTCCGCAGCGGAGGTTGTCGCCCTGGACCTGGTTCTGACCCAGGTCGAGAAGGCGGCGGGTCTGCCGGTCGGTCATATCGGGATTGAGCCCCAGATCGAAGACGCCCTGGGGCTGACCAACATCAACCAGATCGCGACGGCGAGTCCGCGCGTGGTGACCCTGGTATTCGGCCCAGCCGACTTCATGGCCTCCATCGGTATGCGCACGCTGACCGTGGGCGAGCAACCGGAGGGCTATGCCCCCGGCGACGCCTACCACCACGTGCTCATGGCGATCCTCGTCGCGGCCCGGGCCCACGGACTCCAGGCGATTGACGGTCCGTACCTCAAAGTGCGGGACGAGGAGGGGTTCCGTCGCGCAGCTGCCCGCACCGCAGCGCTCGGCTTCGACGGCAAGTGGGTGCTGCACCCGGCTCAGGTCGACGCGGGCAACGAAGTATTCAGCCCCCGCCAGGAAGAGTTCGACAAGGCCGAGGCCATCCTCGCGGCCTACGCCCGGTCGACGTCTGTCGAGGGCGGGGCTCGGGGCGCGGTGATGTTCGGCGACGAGATGCTCGACGAAGCCAGCCGTAAGATGGCACTGGTCGTCTCCGCGCGGGGCCGTGCGGCCGGGATGGACATATCGGACCAGGCCGGTACAGAAACGGACTCGGAAGGACGTAGGGAATGA
- a CDS encoding DUF1003 domain-containing protein, giving the protein MTEPTTRSPLSTPVTSRRPRISFDSDAVGRYSESVARFFGTGTYLLIQTCVVIVWIIINVAVVALRFDPYPFILLNLAFSTQAAYAAPLILLAQNRQEDRDKASVTEDRLRATQTKADTEFLARELASVRISVGDTVTRDYLRRELDDLRDSVERIEALLVGLGSGESNADDR; this is encoded by the coding sequence ATGACCGAACCAACCACCCGGTCACCCCTCTCGACCCCGGTGACCTCGCGCCGACCGCGGATCAGCTTCGACTCCGACGCAGTCGGACGCTACAGCGAGTCCGTCGCGAGATTCTTCGGAACCGGTACCTACCTGCTCATCCAGACATGTGTGGTGATCGTCTGGATCATCATTAACGTCGCGGTGGTCGCACTGCGCTTCGACCCCTATCCGTTCATCCTGCTCAATCTCGCGTTTTCCACCCAGGCCGCCTATGCCGCCCCGCTCATCCTGCTCGCGCAGAACCGGCAGGAAGATCGCGACAAGGCGTCCGTGACGGAGGACCGCCTGCGCGCCACCCAGACCAAGGCGGACACCGAGTTCCTCGCCCGCGAACTCGCGTCCGTCCGGATTTCTGTCGGAGACACGGTCACCCGCGATTACCTGAGGCGCGAACTCGACGACCTTCGTGATTCCGTCGAACGGATCGAGGCCCTCCTCGTCGGACTCGGATCCGGCGAAAGTAACGCCGATGACCGTTAA
- the tatB gene encoding Sec-independent protein translocase protein TatB, giving the protein MFTNVGWSELLVLGVVALVVLGPERLPEAARWLASAIRKVREFASSAQQQLKDDYGTEFEEFREPLKQLNDLRGLSPRAMVTKHLLDGDDSLFSGDFGAAAPAGSPAAEPRRSTAPRPAESTPVGDEPAPTPSSGPIWDSDAT; this is encoded by the coding sequence ATGTTCACAAACGTGGGGTGGTCCGAGCTCCTGGTGCTCGGCGTGGTGGCGTTGGTCGTTCTTGGACCCGAGCGTCTACCCGAGGCTGCCCGCTGGCTGGCCTCGGCGATCCGGAAGGTCCGTGAATTCGCCAGTAGCGCGCAACAGCAGCTCAAGGACGACTATGGGACGGAGTTCGAGGAGTTTCGCGAGCCCCTCAAGCAACTCAACGACCTGCGCGGTCTGAGTCCGCGGGCGATGGTCACCAAGCACCTGCTGGACGGTGACGACTCCCTGTTCTCGGGGGACTTCGGGGCTGCTGCGCCGGCGGGAAGCCCAGCTGCGGAACCGCGCCGGTCGACTGCGCCGCGCCCGGCTGAATCCACACCTGTGGGAGACGAGCCCGCGCCGACTCCGTCTTCCGGTCCCATCTGGGACAGCGACGCGACATAG
- a CDS encoding anti-sigma factor, with protein sequence MVGSTGPPRSRESFLSTDHLSIEAAAAYVDGQLPAAGQARADAHLARCELCRQEVDDQREARRVLRGSGPIQMPPELLERLRSLEGTPDPAGPPPRVFAAGNDGHVDRRVDWARLLRRLWRRGH encoded by the coding sequence GTGGTCGGCTCGACCGGCCCGCCCCGCTCCAGGGAGAGCTTCCTATCCACCGATCACCTGTCCATAGAAGCTGCCGCGGCCTATGTCGACGGGCAACTTCCCGCCGCCGGGCAGGCGCGCGCAGATGCCCACCTTGCCCGGTGTGAGCTCTGTCGCCAGGAAGTCGACGATCAGCGCGAGGCACGTCGCGTCCTGCGCGGCTCCGGCCCCATACAGATGCCCCCCGAACTCCTCGAACGGCTGCGATCGCTCGAGGGCACACCCGATCCCGCCGGGCCACCCCCTCGCGTGTTCGCTGCCGGGAACGACGGTCACGTCGACCGGCGCGTCGACTGGGCGAGACTGCTGCGCCGGTTGTGGCGCCGCGGCCACTAG
- the glgC gene encoding glucose-1-phosphate adenylyltransferase, protein MRNQPHVLAIVLAGGEGKRLFPLTADRAKPAVPFGGSYRLIDFVLSNLVNAGFMRICVLTQYKSHSLDRHIAQVWHMRGMGGEYVAPVPAQQRLGPRWYTGSADAILQSLNLVYDEKPDHIVVFGADHVYRMDPRQMLDHHISTGAAVTVAGIRVPRSEAFAFGCIDAGEDDLIRGWVEKPTDPPGTPDDPDATFASMGNYIFTTEALIEALKADAEKPDSTHDMGGDIIPALVEQERAYVYDFALNHVPGETERDAGYWRDVGTIDAFYDAHMDLVSVHPVFNLYNSLWPIRTQQDNLPPAKFVNGGMSQESMVGSGTIVSAATVRNSVLSNNVIVEDGAVVEGSVIMPGVRIGRGAVVRKAIVDKNCHIGDGDLIGVDHERDRSRFPVSAGGVVSVAKNTVTTLPG, encoded by the coding sequence GTGAGGAATCAGCCGCACGTCCTAGCAATCGTCCTCGCCGGTGGCGAGGGCAAGCGACTCTTCCCGCTTACGGCGGATCGCGCGAAACCTGCGGTGCCGTTCGGGGGGTCTTATCGTCTCATCGACTTCGTGTTGAGCAACCTGGTCAATGCGGGGTTCATGCGGATCTGTGTCCTCACGCAATACAAGTCCCATTCGCTCGACCGCCACATCGCTCAGGTGTGGCACATGCGCGGGATGGGTGGCGAGTACGTCGCGCCGGTCCCGGCCCAGCAACGTCTCGGACCACGCTGGTACACCGGTTCGGCCGACGCGATACTGCAGTCGCTCAACCTGGTATACGACGAGAAGCCGGACCACATCGTCGTGTTCGGCGCCGACCACGTGTACCGGATGGATCCCAGGCAGATGCTGGACCACCACATCTCCACCGGCGCCGCGGTGACCGTCGCAGGAATCCGGGTCCCGCGCAGTGAGGCGTTCGCGTTCGGCTGCATCGACGCAGGGGAGGACGACCTGATCCGAGGCTGGGTGGAGAAGCCCACCGACCCCCCGGGGACGCCGGACGATCCGGACGCGACCTTCGCGTCCATGGGCAACTACATCTTCACCACCGAGGCGCTCATCGAGGCGCTCAAGGCGGACGCGGAGAAACCCGATTCCACCCACGACATGGGCGGCGACATCATCCCCGCCCTCGTGGAGCAGGAGCGAGCCTACGTCTACGACTTCGCCCTGAACCATGTGCCAGGGGAGACCGAGCGCGACGCTGGATACTGGCGCGACGTCGGCACCATCGACGCGTTCTATGACGCCCACATGGACCTGGTGTCCGTGCACCCGGTGTTCAACCTTTACAACTCTCTGTGGCCCATCCGGACCCAGCAGGACAACCTGCCCCCCGCGAAGTTCGTCAACGGCGGTATGTCGCAGGAGTCCATGGTCGGTTCGGGGACGATCGTTTCCGCCGCCACCGTTCGCAACTCGGTGCTCTCCAACAACGTGATCGTTGAGGACGGAGCGGTCGTTGAGGGAAGCGTCATCATGCCCGGTGTACGCATTGGTCGGGGGGCGGTGGTTCGCAAGGCGATCGTCGACAAGAACTGTCACATCGGCGACGGGGACCTCATCGGCGTGGACCACGAACGCGACCGCAGTCGGTTCCCGGTGAGCGCGGGGGGAGTGGTGAGCGTGGCGAAGAATACCGTCACCACGCTGCCGGGCTGA